The genomic interval TGCATGAGCCATCTGCCACTGTCCCAGGGAGTCATACGCCTGTTTCTGCCTGCCGTGCATCTCCAGGTTCTGGAGTAGAGTCCTGGTGCAATCTGGAAAGGGGGAGTGAGCATGAGGGGTTGATAGAGAGCCTGAAAGGTGCTGCTACCTAAATAACCTTCCCACTGTGCTGCATTGCCttttacagaagaaaaggaaagacgGATCCAAAGAACTGGCCAAAGGGGCCGCatgctgggaaaatgggaaagagaAAGCTGCTTCTGCAGAGTTGACCCCTGAAGAGCCGAGGGCTGAAGGCACAGAGCCTCCAAGATCCCGGCGGGAGCCCTCCAACCCCAAGCGTGCTCCGGGAAGAAGTGAGGCCCTGGGAGGGAAAAgcccagccagcccagggacacAGAGTGGCCCCAGCGCCAAGCGGGCAGTATACCTCAAAGTGGCTCCTACTGAAGAGGAGCTGAATGCCAGAGTCACCGGGAGCACAGAGCCCAGCAAAGGGCACAGCGGGAGGGCCGGTAGCCGCCGCAACGTCAGAGCCAGCCAGGTCGATGCACCCGCAGCCCTTGCAGACCTCGCACTGCCACTGGAGAAGGTACCTGGGGACCTGGCTGGACAGGGTACCCTTGCTCCCTCAGCCCTGTGCAGGGGATGCAGGACCCATCCCTGACCATGGGGATGAGGTGGGCTCCGTGATGCTGAGGGCTGACGGGAGGACCTGTGGTGGAGGAGCGGGTGAAGTGAGGACCCTGCAGTTGCTGGGCTGTGGTGCTAATGGGGCTGAGCTGGCATGGGATGTGTGGGGGAAGCGGGTGGTATGGAGCTGTGCCTTACTGGCTGGCAGGAGCCACAGTGGGTGAGCCAGGGCACCTCAGGGGTGACAGTGTCTGTGTGTCACTGTGTCTTTCTGTATTGAAAGGCTGTGGTTTTGGCCAAGGAGACTGCTCCAGTGGAGATGCCACCTCTTGCAGCTACCACGGAGGTGTTTCCCCACCGTGTTGCCACCTGTGTTGAGAAGAGAGTCCTGCAGccaggcagccctgctgaggccTTGCGGAGCCGGGACTGCCTGCCTGTCTTGGGAGAGAGCTCTAAGACCATCCCAGTGGGCACCCCTCCCATGGGCAGAGATGGTGAGAAGAGGGACTGGTCCAAGGATGATGTGGctctggaagcagcagctgatggTGAGTGCCCAGAGCCTATGGGGTGAGCCTGGTCAGGAAGGTCCATCTGCTCAGGACCTTTCCTGGGTCAGCTTGCAGCCTCAGCATGCAAGGAAGATAACCTTTCTCTCCATGGCCTTCCTTGCTCAGAGCCAGAACCTTTTGTAAGCCTGACCTTTGTCAAGAATGACTCATATGAGAAGGGCAATGATCTGGTGGTGGTGCATGTCTATGTGAAGGAGATCCACAAGGAGACATCCAAGGTGTTGTTCCGGGAGCAAGACTTCACACTCGTGTTTCAGACGAGGTACAAGTTTGCCTCGGGGTGAttccaggctgctgcagagctcctgGTTGTGGCTGGGCTACTTCTTTGTTCACCTCTGCTCACTCCCAATTTCTCTGCAGTGATACGAACTTCCTTCGTCTCCATCCTGGCTGTGGGCCCCACACGGTGTTCCGGTGGCAGGTGAAGCTCAGGTATGACTCCTGTCCGTCTAACCCGCACCAGGACAAGGGAGGTGAGAgtgcagtgctggagcaggaacCAGTCCTAGCTGGCGGTTCTGTGCAGGGAATGCTCATTTCTGCATCTGGAGGTTTCAGTTACACCATACTGCACTAGTGCCCTGAGCCTGGTCTGCCTTGGCCGTGTGCTGGCTTGCAGGGGAAGAAATCCCAGTGCCTCCTTGCCTGCAGTTCACCCCAGACTGTTCTAGAGCTCCTGGGGACAGCCAGACCAGCCTGTGTGCCCTTTGGGTGGGATATGCAGCAGGAGGCAGCCAAGCAGAATGGATGTCAGAAAAGGGGTGCTTTGTGTGTTCAGTGTGGCCAGGCTTGAGGGTTTCCACCCTGCTTTGCCAGGGCTACCTCAGGATCAGTGCCAGCAGGGTTCTTACTGCCTGGAGGGCGTGGCTCTGCCATGCAAAGGCTTTGGCATGTCTGAGGCTGCTGCGGGTCTGGGGCACCTCTGACTTGCTGCGTGCCTTGCAGGAACCTCATTGAGCCGGACCAGTGCACGTACAACTTCACGGTGTCTCGCATTGATGTCTGCCTGAAGAAACGCCAGAGCCAGCgctggggagggctggaggCTCCAGCCACACGAGGTCTGCACCCTGCCTtgtcctgcctgcctgctgcaCCGCAGTGGGGCATGGGCCCTCCTCACCActcccagctgccagctggTGCCAGATCCTCTGGCATGGGGTTGTGGGGAAGTAGAGGGGCTGAGTGGGTGCAGGTAGGAGGGATGTGAGGCAGAGTGTGAGCCAAGTGATAGGGGAAGGGCACTGCTCTTTCCCTTGCTCACGGGAAAGAGGGGTAGAAGAGAGCCTGTGTGCAAGTGTGGACTGAGCAGTTCAGCCCCACTGTGGGCAGCGCGTGGTGCTGCTAACCACAGGCCCACCCTTCCCCCTTTTTAAGGTGCAGTGGGTGGTGCAAAGGTTGCCATGCCTACAGGCCCTACCCCTCTGGATAAGAACCCTCCGGGCAGTAACCAGCACCCCCTCTCCAGCAAGGAAGAGGCCCGAACCAGTGACAAAGAGAAGCCGCGTGTGGAAGATGGGGCTCTGGATGGCGTGGCAGCCCGTACGGCCCCAGAGCACGTGGCAGTGAAGCAAGAGCCACATATTCCTTCGGTGAGTGTGGCCACAGTGGATCTGACCTGGATAGGGGAAAGAGGGACACCTCCTCAGTGTCACTCTGGAGGCTGGCAAAGTattcctggaggaggaggcagtGCTCCTCAGTCATAGTTGGCAGGATTAGGGACAGCTGTTGGcctgtctgtcccagtccaagtGGGAGATGGTGTGATggctccagccctctctggagaGTTTCTTGGGCTTTTGAGTTCCTCTGGTGTTCCCAGAGAGACTCCCTGAGTGCCACACCCTCACAGCTGCCTCTGCTTTGGCAGCCCAAACCGACGTGTATGGTGCCACCAATGACACACAGCCCAGTGAGTGCCGAGAGCGTggaggatgatgaggatgaggatgagaagAAGAAGGTCTGCCTGCCCGGCTTCACAGGGCTGGTGAACCTGGGCAACACCTGCTTCATGAACAGTGTCATTCAGTCCCTGTCCAACACCCGGGAGCTGCGTGACTACTTCCATGGTGAGCCCACActgggagcacagcagagcTTGGCCAGTCAGATGATGAAGCCAGCCACCCTGAGCTCCTGCATTTCTTACAGATCGGTCGTTTGAGTCGGAAATCAACTACAACAACCCGCTGGGGACGGGCGGGCGCCTGGCCATCGGCTTTGCCATGCTGCTCAGAGCACTGTGGAAGGGCACACACCATGCCTTCCAGCCCTCTAAACTGAAGGTAGGGCTCCTGGCACTGGTGCTCAGCCAGAAGTGCTGTGGGTTCCCAGCATTCCTCTGTGGGCACCTGGCTACCCTGCAAGTGCCACAGAGAGCTGTGGGTGTGGGTGGGTGCAGCCAGGGTTTGTGCGTGGGGCAAGCAGTGCTGCCAGGGGTCTGCTGGCCAGCCCTGACGACTGTGCTCCCCACAGGCAATTGTAGCCAGCAAGGCCAGCCAGTTCACTGGCTATGCCCAGCATGATGCTCAGGAGTTCATGGCCTTCCTGCTTGATGGCCTGCATGAGGACCTCAACCGCATCCAGAACAAGCCCTACACAGAGACTGTTGACTCGGATGGGAGGCCTGATGAGGTGAGGGTGTTCTGCCCCCAGAGTTACTGGGAGAGCAGCCTGGGTGGTTTAGTGAGGTGCCAAGCCTTTTCTTCCTGCAGGTGGTAGCTGAGGAAGCTTGGCAACGACACAAGATGAGGAACGACTCGTTCATAGTAGACCTCTTCCAGGGCCAGTACAAATCCAAGCTTGTGTGCCCGGTGTGCTCCAAGGTAGGGCAGCCCTGGAAGTTCTGtctctgtcctggctgtgcagaATCAGACTCCTGACCCTCAGAGAGCACAGGTCACAGGGCATGGCTGGATCTTGGGTCTACTggatctgctgctcagccaCAAGAACTTCCCACAACTGAGTGTGCGTTTGTATCTGCAGGTGTCTATTACGTTTGACCCCTTCCTGTACCTCCCCGTGCCCCTCCCACAGAAGCAAAAGGTGCTGACTGTCTACTATTTTGCAAAGGAGCCACACAAGAAACCAGTCAAGGTAAAGGATACCTTCTGCCCTGGGGAGGGAGCCTGAGAATGCTCCTGGAGGTGCCCCAGGCAGCTGGTCATGTGCCAACTGGCTAAGCCCTGTGTTAAGTAAGGGCATGCCTTAGTGTGGTGTGGCTAATGTGGCACTTTCTCGGTGGCAGTTTCTCGTGAGTATCAGCAAGGAGAACTCCAGTGCCATGGAGGTACTTGACTCAGTGGCCCACAGCGTGCGCGTGAAACCAGAGAACCTGCGCCTGGCTGAGGTGAGAGTGCTGGGCAGATACCTGCTCTGGAGGGCTAGGCCGCTACAGTAGGGCCTGGCATGTCCATCTTTCCCTTTTGTGAGATGGTGAGCTGAGCACAgcatccttgagctgctgctcttcccacaGCTCACTGTGAGGCTGCGGTCTGTGGCTCTCTGAGGAGAGGACACATAGGGCAGCCCTCACACGGCCATGCTCCACTGCCTTCCTGGCAGGTGATCAAGAATCACTTCCACCGCATGTTCCTGCCGTCTAACTCGCTAGACACGGTCTCGCCGACGGACCTGCTGCTTTGCTTTGAGGtgctgtccccagagctggccaAGGAGCGCGTGGTGGAGCTTCAGGTCCAGCAGGTAAGAAGGCATATTGGAACTACTGGGAGGGATGCAGGAAGGCTGAACCATAAGTGGGACTGAGCAGGAGTGGCAGAACTGCACACAAGGGTGATTAGCTACACGGATGCCCACTGAGGCTGCCTTGTCCTGCCCCGGTCTGTCCTTGCCCTTCCCTGTCCAATGGGTCCTTTCTCCTGCAGCGCCCGCAGGTGCCCAGTGGCCCTGTTGCCAAGTGTGCGGCCTGCCAGAAGAAGCAGCTGCCGGAGGATGAGAAGCTCAAGCGCTGCACGAGATGCTATCGAGTCGGTTACTGCAACGTGTGAGTTGGCTTGGTGCCTGGCAGGAAGGGAGGGTCTCCTGCTGTGAAGGGCTGGATGGAAGAGCTCTGCTTGCtgggagaaggtgggatgggtcTGCCCTTTGGGATGGAGCCAGCTGAACTCCTGGTGCTCCCCTTGTCCCCAGCACACCCCTCTGGCCCTGCACTGCTCCTTCCCAGGCTGTTCAAGGATGCTGAGTTCAGCAGGGGCTGTATGTGTTACAGGGCATGTCAGAAAACACACTGGCCAGACCACAAGGCTTCATGCCGTCCTGAGAACATCGGTTTCCCCTTCCTCATCAGCGTGCCCGAGTCCCGCCTCACCTACGCCCGCCTGGCCCAGCTGCTGGAGGGCTATGCAAGGTGAGAGTCCAGGGAAGGAAGGTGCTTCTGCCCTGGAGCTGAGCTCAGCCCTGTGTCTGGCCAGCTCTAAATCCCACCTCCTTGCCCAGGTACTCAGTCAGCGTGTTCCAGCCTCCATTCCAGTTGGGCCGGATGTCAccagagcaggggctgcagccTCTGCACTCGGACAAGCTGGAGCCCCTGGCCAAGAGCagctgtgcagcagccacctccacccctgagctgggagatggggacagggcTTCCAGCCTTTTGCAGGAGCCCCCACTTTCACCAGCTGGGCCTGAGCTGCACTCAGAGATGGGGGATACTACCACTGTCCGGAGCAAGGTTCTGACAGCCAGGAGTTCCCTGCTGAGCTTGGATTCAGGGTTCTCTGAGCACATGGAGTCGCAGGATGACAGCTGTTGTGAGAAAGAGCCATCCTATGAGAGAGCTCTCAAGCCAGAAGGTAAGAGGTGCTGAAGTGCTAATTGTGTCTGTGCCAGGAGCTCAGGCAATTCTCCCTCCTTGGGGTGACCTCCCACCACAGCATCACTTCTCCTCTTGTGAGCTTGGTCTGGAGACTCTTGGGAACACAGATGAGGCCCTGGGAGCTTTGTTTTGGCAGTGCTGCCTCACCTGAAATGCCTACCTACCCACGCTCTGCCGTGCCCTGGCAAAGCCCAGGGTGTAGAGGAGAGACCTGATGAGGAAAGAGGCTGGAGCGCTGTGTTGCTGTGGGAGAGGTGGGAAGGCAGGGGCGGGCAGAAGCCTCGAGTCCTGTGGGAGCAAGGCAGAGCTGGTGCCGGCTGAGCCCCTGGGGGCTGTGAGCAAAGCACTTCCCTCGCTCTGACTCAGCTGCATGGGACCAGCCTCTCGCGGTCGGCTGCCTGGCTGTCACGTTTCCAGACATTCGTCTCAGGATGGCAGCAATGTGCAGTGAAGGGGCAAGGCAGGCAGAGGAGCACAGCTTGCCAGGGGCAGGCGCCTGCTAAAAATAGTCAAGGACACGGGCACGTGGTTGTGTCCCTTCAAGGCCGTAGCATGtgaggtgggggtgggggtgctGCAAATTCTTGGCCCCTACGCAGGGCAGACAGGCAGTACCACCACAAATTTGTCCCTGCCTGTTCACAGCTGCTATCCCTGGGTACCAACACACTCCAGACTCACTGAATACCCGCGCCACACAGTTCTACATCACTAAGATTGACGCTGCCAACCGAGAGCACAAGCTGGAAGATAAAGGTGAGCCAGAGCCCTGTAAAGTGCCACCTTCATCCCTTACCACCTCTGGCAGGGTAGTGGATCTGCCTGGCCAGGGTGCCAGAGCCTGCCTGGCACAACGTGAACCCAGGTGTGATGGTGGCCCACACTGAACAGTAAAAGCTGCACCTGACAGGGGAAGGAAGGgctctgctgcacagagccTCTGCCTAGAAGCTCTTCTTGGGCATGAcattcctgctctcctcagcaAATAAGCCAATTCCTTCCAACCTCATGTATTCTCAGAGGGTCTGTGATCTCTGGGTCACTTCTGTGTTTGAGTGGGATGCCCACACCCAGTGCTGTTTGTGAGGGTGCTGCTGATGAGAGGGCTGTGTCAGTGTTGAGCCCTGCAGGCTGAggggctctgctgccccagCATGGTGAACCTAGCCAGGGGGCACCTGTCCCTTTCTGGAAGCACTTTTTGATTTCTGTATCTAACTGTGTTGGGCAAGATTGCTCCAGCAAGGTGGCCTGGTCCAGCCTGGTAGAGTATGTGTGTGACGTCTGTGCCCCTTCACAGGTGACACCCCCCTGGATCTGACAGACGACTGCTCCCTTGCCCTGGTGTGGAAGAACAATGAGCGCCTCAAGGAATTCGTGTTGGTAGAATCCAAGGAGTTGGAGTGTGTGGAGGACCCAGGCTCAGCCAGCGAAGCAGCCCGGGCTGGCCACTTCACCCTGGAGCAGTGCCTCAATCTCTTCACCAAGCCCGAAGTCCTGGCCCCAGAGGAAGCATGGTGAGGAAGGCCGCAGGGCGGgttccagccagcagcagcagggtttCCCGGGAGCTGCCTGGGCCTGCACACTGTTTCTACTGGCAGCCAGGAACGATGGGCTGGCCCTCCCTGTGCACTGGGAAGGGCTAAGCCAGCAGGGAGGAAAGCTAGTGCTCTGTAGGACTGTGCTGGCCTGCCCTTGACAGAGGAGGCTGAGCCCTCCGACAtaccctctgccagccctgcatGTGGGGAccctggggctgagctgggctggaagAACTGAGGCTCTCCCCATGCCAGTAACAAGCACACTCTTCCCCTAGGTACTGCCCCAAGTGCAAGCAGCACCGTGAGGCTTCCAAGCAGCTGATGTTATGGCGGCTGCCCAACGTCCTCATCATCCAGCTCAAGCGCTTCTCCTTCCGCAGCTTTATTTGGAGGGACAAGATCAATGACATGGTGGACTTTCCCGTCCGGTGAGAGCCTGGGGACGATGTGCCTGGGTTGGCACTGCCTCTGCTGACCTGCAATCCGGCCTGCATAACACTGATCACCCTTGATGGTCACCATGTCTCTCCACAGGAGCCTGGACCTGAGCAAATTCTGCATTGGTCGGAAgggtgagcagcagctgcctatGTATGACCTGTACGCTGTGATCAACCACTATGGAGGCATGATTGGAGGGCACTACACAGCGTACGCCCGCCTGCCCAACGACAAGAACAGCCAACGCAGCGACGTAGGTGAGGATCTGTCACCCTCACCAcccccctgctcctgcagccgtGATTTGTCTGCTTGCTTAACCCTTTGTCCTTCTCAGGCTGGCGGCTCTTTGACGATAGCACAGTCACCACGGTGGATGAGAGCCAGGTGGTGACCAGATACGCATATGTCCTCTTCTACCGCCGGAGGAACTCTCCTGTGGAGAGACCCCTGCCAGGGCATCCCTCAGACCACCACACCGAGCGCACCCCCTCTGCTGAAGCTGCTGC from Aphelocoma coerulescens isolate FSJ_1873_10779 chromosome 12, UR_Acoe_1.0, whole genome shotgun sequence carries:
- the USP19 gene encoding ubiquitin carboxyl-terminal hydrolase 19 isoform X1; translated protein: MSSSTNAPGQRRVSRGLDDATNKKKQKDRANQESKEVSCPEFEQAETTQEKDSEEELLLDWKQNADEIIIKLNLGSGALKAEDVDAAFTDTDCVVKLPDGRQWSCQFYEEIESSCSKVQCKKGNFLQLVLQKKIPLHNWSSLLKKRKDGSKELAKGAACWENGKEKAASAELTPEEPRAEGTEPPRSRREPSNPKRAPGRSEALGGKSPASPGTQSGPSAKRAVYLKVAPTEEELNARVTGSTEPSKGHSGRAGSRRNVRASQVDAPAALADLALPLEKAVVLAKETAPVEMPPLAATTEVFPHRVATCVEKRVLQPGSPAEALRSRDCLPVLGESSKTIPVGTPPMGRDGEKRDWSKDDVALEAAADEPEPFVSLTFVKNDSYEKGNDLVVVHVYVKEIHKETSKVLFREQDFTLVFQTSDTNFLRLHPGCGPHTVFRWQVKLRNLIEPDQCTYNFTVSRIDVCLKKRQSQRWGGLEAPATRGAVGGAKVAMPTGPTPLDKNPPGSNQHPLSSKEEARTSDKEKPRVEDGALDGVAARTAPEHVAVKQEPHIPSPKPTCMVPPMTHSPVSAESVEDDEDEDEKKKVCLPGFTGLVNLGNTCFMNSVIQSLSNTRELRDYFHDRSFESEINYNNPLGTGGRLAIGFAMLLRALWKGTHHAFQPSKLKAIVASKASQFTGYAQHDAQEFMAFLLDGLHEDLNRIQNKPYTETVDSDGRPDEVVAEEAWQRHKMRNDSFIVDLFQGQYKSKLVCPVCSKVSITFDPFLYLPVPLPQKQKVLTVYYFAKEPHKKPVKFLVSISKENSSAMEVLDSVAHSVRVKPENLRLAEVIKNHFHRMFLPSNSLDTVSPTDLLLCFEVLSPELAKERVVELQVQQRPQVPSGPVAKCAACQKKQLPEDEKLKRCTRCYRVGYCNVACQKTHWPDHKASCRPENIGFPFLISVPESRLTYARLAQLLEGYARYSVSVFQPPFQLGRMSPEQGLQPLHSDKLEPLAKSSCAAATSTPELGDGDRASSLLQEPPLSPAGPELHSEMGDTTTVRSKVLTARSSLLSLDSGFSEHMESQDDSCCEKEPSYERALKPEAAIPGYQHTPDSLNTRATQFYITKIDAANREHKLEDKGDTPLDLTDDCSLALVWKNNERLKEFVLVESKELECVEDPGSASEAARAGHFTLEQCLNLFTKPEVLAPEEAWYCPKCKQHREASKQLMLWRLPNVLIIQLKRFSFRSFIWRDKINDMVDFPVRSLDLSKFCIGRKGEQQLPMYDLYAVINHYGGMIGGHYTAYARLPNDKNSQRSDVGWRLFDDSTVTTVDESQVVTRYAYVLFYRRRNSPVERPLPGHPSDHHTERTPSAEAAASQASLIWQELEAEEQELQLEAPQRPARNSWRPRGQKRSPGTPPHPDEGCVRYFVLATTAAIVALFLNVFYPLIYQPRWR
- the USP19 gene encoding ubiquitin carboxyl-terminal hydrolase 19 isoform X2 — protein: MSSSTNAPGQRRVSRGLDDATNKKKQKDRANQESKEVSCPEFEQAETTQEKDSEEELLLDWKQNADEIIIKLNLGSGALKAEDVDAAFTDTDCVVKLPDGRQWSCQFYEEIESSCSKVQCKKGNFLQLVLQKKIPLHNWSSLLKKRKDGSKELAKGAACWENGKEKAASAELTPEEPRAEGTEPPRSRREPSNPKRAPGRSEALGGKSPASPGTQSGPSAKRAVYLKVAPTEEELNARVTGSTEPSKGHSGRAGSRRNVRASQVDAPAALADLALPLEKAVVLAKETAPVEMPPLAATTEVFPHRVATCVEKRVLQPGSPAEALRSRDCLPVLGESSKTIPVGTPPMGRDGEKRDWSKDDVALEAAADEPEPFVSLTFVKNDSYEKGNDLVVVHVYVKEIHKETSKVLFREQDFTLVFQTSDTNFLRLHPGCGPHTVFRWQVKLRNLIEPDQCTYNFTVSRIDVCLKKRQSQRWGGLEAPATRVGGAKVAMPTGPTPLDKNPPGSNQHPLSSKEEARTSDKEKPRVEDGALDGVAARTAPEHVAVKQEPHIPSPKPTCMVPPMTHSPVSAESVEDDEDEDEKKKVCLPGFTGLVNLGNTCFMNSVIQSLSNTRELRDYFHDRSFESEINYNNPLGTGGRLAIGFAMLLRALWKGTHHAFQPSKLKAIVASKASQFTGYAQHDAQEFMAFLLDGLHEDLNRIQNKPYTETVDSDGRPDEVVAEEAWQRHKMRNDSFIVDLFQGQYKSKLVCPVCSKVSITFDPFLYLPVPLPQKQKVLTVYYFAKEPHKKPVKFLVSISKENSSAMEVLDSVAHSVRVKPENLRLAEVIKNHFHRMFLPSNSLDTVSPTDLLLCFEVLSPELAKERVVELQVQQRPQVPSGPVAKCAACQKKQLPEDEKLKRCTRCYRVGYCNVACQKTHWPDHKASCRPENIGFPFLISVPESRLTYARLAQLLEGYARYSVSVFQPPFQLGRMSPEQGLQPLHSDKLEPLAKSSCAAATSTPELGDGDRASSLLQEPPLSPAGPELHSEMGDTTTVRSKVLTARSSLLSLDSGFSEHMESQDDSCCEKEPSYERALKPEAAIPGYQHTPDSLNTRATQFYITKIDAANREHKLEDKGDTPLDLTDDCSLALVWKNNERLKEFVLVESKELECVEDPGSASEAARAGHFTLEQCLNLFTKPEVLAPEEAWYCPKCKQHREASKQLMLWRLPNVLIIQLKRFSFRSFIWRDKINDMVDFPVRSLDLSKFCIGRKGEQQLPMYDLYAVINHYGGMIGGHYTAYARLPNDKNSQRSDVGWRLFDDSTVTTVDESQVVTRYAYVLFYRRRNSPVERPLPGHPSDHHTERTPSAEAAASQASLIWQELEAEEQELQLEAPQRPARNSWRPRGQKRSPGTPPHPDEGCVRYFVLATTAAIVALFLNVFYPLIYQPRWR
- the USP19 gene encoding ubiquitin carboxyl-terminal hydrolase 19 isoform X3, yielding MSSSTNAPGQRRVSRGLDDATNKKKQKDRANQESKEELLLDWKQNADEIIIKLNLGSGALKAEDVDAAFTDTDCVVKLPDGRQWSCQFYEEIESSCSKVQCKKGNFLQLVLQKKIPLHNWSSLLKKRKDGSKELAKGAACWENGKEKAASAELTPEEPRAEGTEPPRSRREPSNPKRAPGRSEALGGKSPASPGTQSGPSAKRAVYLKVAPTEEELNARVTGSTEPSKGHSGRAGSRRNVRASQVDAPAALADLALPLEKAVVLAKETAPVEMPPLAATTEVFPHRVATCVEKRVLQPGSPAEALRSRDCLPVLGESSKTIPVGTPPMGRDGEKRDWSKDDVALEAAADEPEPFVSLTFVKNDSYEKGNDLVVVHVYVKEIHKETSKVLFREQDFTLVFQTSDTNFLRLHPGCGPHTVFRWQVKLRNLIEPDQCTYNFTVSRIDVCLKKRQSQRWGGLEAPATRGAVGGAKVAMPTGPTPLDKNPPGSNQHPLSSKEEARTSDKEKPRVEDGALDGVAARTAPEHVAVKQEPHIPSPKPTCMVPPMTHSPVSAESVEDDEDEDEKKKVCLPGFTGLVNLGNTCFMNSVIQSLSNTRELRDYFHDRSFESEINYNNPLGTGGRLAIGFAMLLRALWKGTHHAFQPSKLKAIVASKASQFTGYAQHDAQEFMAFLLDGLHEDLNRIQNKPYTETVDSDGRPDEVVAEEAWQRHKMRNDSFIVDLFQGQYKSKLVCPVCSKVSITFDPFLYLPVPLPQKQKVLTVYYFAKEPHKKPVKFLVSISKENSSAMEVLDSVAHSVRVKPENLRLAEVIKNHFHRMFLPSNSLDTVSPTDLLLCFEVLSPELAKERVVELQVQQRPQVPSGPVAKCAACQKKQLPEDEKLKRCTRCYRVGYCNVACQKTHWPDHKASCRPENIGFPFLISVPESRLTYARLAQLLEGYARYSVSVFQPPFQLGRMSPEQGLQPLHSDKLEPLAKSSCAAATSTPELGDGDRASSLLQEPPLSPAGPELHSEMGDTTTVRSKVLTARSSLLSLDSGFSEHMESQDDSCCEKEPSYERALKPEAAIPGYQHTPDSLNTRATQFYITKIDAANREHKLEDKGDTPLDLTDDCSLALVWKNNERLKEFVLVESKELECVEDPGSASEAARAGHFTLEQCLNLFTKPEVLAPEEAWYCPKCKQHREASKQLMLWRLPNVLIIQLKRFSFRSFIWRDKINDMVDFPVRSLDLSKFCIGRKGEQQLPMYDLYAVINHYGGMIGGHYTAYARLPNDKNSQRSDVGWRLFDDSTVTTVDESQVVTRYAYVLFYRRRNSPVERPLPGHPSDHHTERTPSAEAAASQASLIWQELEAEEQELQLEAPQRPARNSWRPRGQKRSPGTPPHPDEGCVRYFVLATTAAIVALFLNVFYPLIYQPRWR
- the USP19 gene encoding ubiquitin carboxyl-terminal hydrolase 19 isoform X4, with translation MSSSTNAPGQRRVSRGLDDATNKKKQKDRANQESKEVSCPEFEQAETTQEKDSEEELLLDWKQNADEIIIKLNLGSGALKAEDVDAAFTDTDCVVKLPDGRQWSCQFYEEIESSCSKVQCKKGNFLQLVLQKKIPLHNWSSLLKKRKDGSKELAKGAACWENGKEKAASAELTPEEPRAEGTEPPRSRREPSNPKRAPGRSEALGGKSPASPGTQSGPSAKRAVYLKVAPTEEELNARVTGSTEPSKGHSGRAGSRRNVRASQVDAPAALADLALPLEKAVVLAKETAPVEMPPLAATTEVFPHRVATCVEKRVLQPGSPAEALRSRDCLPVLGESSKTIPVGTPPMGRDGEKRDWSKDDVALEAAADEPEPFVSLTFVKNDSYEKGNDLVVVHVYVKEIHKETSKVLFREQDFTLVFQTSDTNFLRLHPGCGPHTVFRWQVKLRNLIEPDQCTYNFTVSRIDVCLKKRQSQRWGGLEAPATRGAVGGAKVAMPTGPTPLDKNPPGSNQHPLSSKEEARTSDKEKPRVEDGALDGVAARTAPEHVAVKQEPHIPSPKPTCMVPPMTHSPVSAESVEDDEDEDEKKKVCLPGFTGLVNLGNTCFMNSVIQSLSNTRELRDYFHDRSFESEINYNNPLGTGGRLAIGFAMLLRALWKGTHHAFQPSKLKAIVASKASQFTGYAQHDAQEFMAFLLDGLHEDLNRIQNKPYTETVDSDGRPDEVVAEEAWQRHKMRNDSFIVDLFQGQYKSKLVCPVCSKVSITFDPFLYLPVPLPQKQKVLTVYYFAKEPHKKPVKFLVSISKENSSAMEVLDSVAHSVRVKPENLRLAEVIKNHFHRMFLPSNSLDTVSPTDLLLCFEVLSPELAKERVVELQVQQRPQVPSGPVAKCAACQKKQLPEDEKLKRCTRCYRVGYCNVACQKTHWPDHKASCRPENIGFPFLISVPESRLTYARLAQLLEGYARYSVSVFQPPFQLGRMSPEQGLQPLHSDKLEPLAKSSCAAATSTPELGDGDRASSLLQEPPLSPAGPELHSEMGDTTTVRSKVLTARSSLLSLDSGFSEHMESQDDSCCEKEPSYERALKPEAAIPGYQHTPDSLNTRATQFYITKIDAANREHKLEDKGDTPLDLTDDCSLALVWKNNERLKEFVLVESKELECVEDPGSASEAARAGHFTLEQCLNLFTKPEVLAPEEAWYCPKCKQHREASKQLMLWRLPNVLIIQLKRFSFRSFIWRDKINDMVDFPVRSLDLSKFCIGRKGEQQLPMYDLYAVINHYGGMIGGHYTAYARLPNDKNSQRSDVGWRLFDDSTVTTVDESQVVTRYAYVLFYRRRNSPVERPLPGHPSDHHTERTPSAEAAASQGLPPVPFGSGLAPEGASPLAAEGLPERFASPAERPAPSYSSMEEVD